Proteins encoded together in one Quercus lobata isolate SW786 chromosome 3, ValleyOak3.0 Primary Assembly, whole genome shotgun sequence window:
- the LOC115982989 gene encoding uncharacterized protein LOC115982989, translated as MSYLAHLLVLFLMDKEDKINLKDETPSGTSRIQLRKEMNMILTPPVTTEIKEDDASQIYYMTSEDRERMFGECLGMRSWILNCQGKSQKKLINLVASECLKL; from the exons At GTCATATCTAGCTCATCTCCTAGT ATTATTTCTGATGGACAAGGAAGATAAGATCAATCTCAAAGATGAAACCCCATCAGGGACTTCAAGAATTCAGTTGAGGAAGGAAATGAACATGATCTTGACACCACCAGTCACAACGGAAATCAAGGAAGATGATGCCTCCCAAATTTATTATATG ACCTCTGAGGACAGAGAAAGGATGTTCGGTGAGTGCTTGGGGATGCGATCATGGATTTTGAACTGCCAAGGGAA ATCACAGAAGAAGCTCATTAATCTAGTAGCCAGCGAGTGTTTGAAGTTATAA